From the genome of Tripterygium wilfordii isolate XIE 37 chromosome 6, ASM1340144v1, whole genome shotgun sequence:
GTTATGATTGATAAATACAGGATACTAGTAACCAATACTTGTTCGGACAACACACTACAACCACTAGTAACTGTGATCAGTGATAAgccataatcataataataaatgataaaacGTGCATAATAATACTCCATCTCATTACGTCTCTAAGAATCATATAATGcaaacataatttttaaaaacaatgtccTACATAATAGGATTGGCAAATGATTAATATGATTTAGCTATATTCAATTAAACTAAGCAAAAATTATACAAAAGAGTTTAACAGAGCAACATGGATATTGTATTTCAATTGTCCAACGTGATTATCGTACCGATTGAATTTCAAAAACCTTTAACTTTCAACCTAGACCGTTCGATACATGGTTGGTATTAAAACTATGATCCAGATCTTAATTACAATTCTGAAGTTCTACTTCTTGAATTCAACTTCATCATCAAATGATAGAAAAACAGTGCCTTGGTTTCAAGCTAACCATCATAATTTGACGATGTGAATTCACCATGTAAACTCTAAGGTTTCTTGCTGATGAATTTTACTCAAAAGGGGAAGCAGTTTCCTTCAATGGAAATCACTCTCCAGTAACTGACACCACTTTCAAGCACTACAATAACATTACTACTCTCATTTGACCCTTCTGTTTCACATTTTCATGCACTGTCTCCAACAGACTTGTGAACATTATATGATCCAATATTCCTAGTGATGAAAGAAGTATAATGATTAAATCTCTCTCAATCATGAAAGCATGCTTAGAAGCTAACCAAGAGCAGAGAGATCTTGGGAGTCACTAAAAAAAAGtggaaatagagagagaaagggggaaGGAAAGGAGGCTGTGCACTTGACAGCTTAATGTCTTTAATCTTGATCCCACTCATGATTAATACTATAATACATATCTCTAAGCTTAGCATGTTTAAATATATAGCTAGGGAGTCACTAAAAATCAACAACCCGTCCCGTGTTTGGATTTTTTCTTCCTTAATCAGCATTAAGCAATCGCTAGGTTTTCTAAGAAAGCCACAATTTGGAAATGTCCTAAAGAAGGCAACAGTCCAAGTGGTTCAAAACATAATCAATTAGCTTCCTTTATATTGAAGGGATGCAACTGACGTGTCATGGGTCTCATCCATAACAACATTAGTTTTTCATCAACACACAGATCATAGCACCCTTACCAGAACACTAGAGGCAATAAGAGAAACATAATGGGAAAGTACCTCAAGGTTGTCTTCGGATTTGAAGTCGGGACAGAAAACAATACTACCTCATCACCACAGTCCGCCATTTTCAATCCATTGTCCGCATTTTCATCTACTCGGTTTTTGATAATTCATTATAAGATTCTTTCAATAACCACCCTGTTCCATAGAAATTCATTCACATCAGCTGTTGGCTTTTCCTAATTAGGAGAGTTAACAATGGGTCTTGGTACCTTCCCTTGATGAACCTCACCTCATTATACCATTCAAAACGAGTCTATCAAAAACGCCTCATGATTGTGCCCTAATGCTATGGCTGCTCAAGGATTTGATCAAAGGCTTAGATATTCATCATCCCCAACTCTCAAAGGGTTCATCCAAGCTTTCTTTGGAGCATTGGAATATTTTCACTTCTCTCAAATTTAATAACATCATTGACACAGAAAACCACATGACCTATAACCATATACAGAGAACCCAAGCAGTACCAGACCCCACCTGAACTACTCAAACCCTCCAGTGTCAAAACCCATGAGTCTAGTTTTAGGATCTTTTGTTAACAATTAAACATGCTTGCCTGATTCTCAACAATTACAATTGCACAAGTAAGATGTTCTTTGATGATAAGACCACTCGCCTCAACAGTCATGCAACTCAAATCCAAGCAATTACCCAAGGAAAAAAGGCTTACCACCAGCTACCCTTAACAGTAATGAAGCATAAGTGTTCACATAATATATCACACGATCAGAAAAGGGCATATGAATTTATCATGTGTCTCCAGAGTAGAGCTTGCTCAAGCATATTGAGACTTCAGTAAAAAAAGAAATGCCTCCTAGCATTGTATTCCATGGTCTTAAGATAATAGCGGTAAGGTTCTCAACATGGACAGAAACTCAGATCTACAAATAAACAGTTTTTGAAATAAGCACATGATACAtaatctaaaagaaaagaaaaaacaactcTTCCATTGCTACAAGGAAAGGAGGAAGGTCTTAAACCTGGTCTAAATTAAGCGAAACCCTCATGCCCCAGCAACTTCGGTCATTTCTTGCTCCACCGTACCCGGTGTGACTGGATAGTATTTGTAGTGGAGTTCTCCAACATCATCACCTGATAGCTTCTTCCAGCCATTTGGTCCCACATGATAAACTAATAAAAAACCAAAGACAAACCAAAGTAAGCATTGAAAGCAAGCACAGACACACAAGTCAGCAATGCAGCACCCCACTTccacacccacacacacacatgggGGGAttgggagagagaagagaaagagtaCCGCTTGCAACTCCACCACTAGCTCCATCTCGGAAGGTTGCATGGTAAATGGCTCTTCTAGCCAACTCTGCAGCTTCTTCAACTGACATGTCATATTGATACCTGGTATACATCCCACTAGTCAGTGGACTTATTGACTATGAGGTGTAGAtaatttgaaaaagaagaaaaggaaaactacAATCTATAATTAGAAATGACCGACCAaacaaagctaaacaagcacAACTCCATCCTCTAACGGAAACAAGAAGCACAGAATGAGGGAAGATTAAGTTACAAGTTGGAGAAGACACAATCACAGATGATTAACAATTTCCAAAAACTTGATAGAGTAGGTAAGTCCGTTGATTCTGTAAGGTTCCGTCCTACAGACCCACTGTCCCAATATTTTCATCATGCACCAACCATGGAACAACCTATCAAACATCTTGTACAAGTTGCAGCACACAACCAAATTATACAATGCCTTGTGGCAATTACACAGATTCCTGTGGCATGAAAACTTCAAACTACTCCTACTCCAACAAGTTAATCAGGCAAATCTCAAAAGCTAAAACTTTCTCCAACATGCTTGGACATAATCTTTACGACTTCAAAACATTCACTTATAATAAGTGTTCCTTActatttttcattctaccagTTTTCTCTTCcgtttcattttctttgaaaaCCTATTTACATTGCATTCTTGTTGCTCTTTTTCTGCATGCCATTTTGTTTCCACAAAAGAATCTCAAGGGTGGGCTGAGAAATTCATTTGTGAGACTATGGCTAAGATATAGTAACGGACCTTATAGAAAATGAATAGAAAGGGAACTAAAACACACCCATTATCAAGTACACCATAAGCATATGGAGAACCAGATCCAACAGAGAATCGCATTCCTTTAAGCCTTCCTCCTTCACTATCCACATAATATAGTCCAGGTCCCTAAAACCAAAAGAGGATAAAAACTCAtgtgaatgaagaaaaatatatgcAATCTAAGTATCCAGCCACTTCCATATGTCATTACCGTTTCATCCCATCCAGCAATCATAGTCCCAACAGATAGACCCATTCCACGATAAGAATACAGAATGTTTGCCAGAAGCTTGGATGCTCCTGTAACTGATATTCTCCGCTTGTTTGCCAATTCATGCAGTCGGCACTGAATTACACCAAACAATTGTTTGTCAGCACTTTTTAAATATGAGAACATAAGAATGATTTCAAAAGCCCCTATGATAAATAAACACACAAAGAAATCACGCAGGGCTGACATGTATGCACCTAGGCAGGAAGGTAAACATCCACAAAATACAAAGGCTGGCAAAAAATATTCATGGCCGGGAAAACAGGGAATGACATATCACCAGGCTTAGCCACCTATCCAGTACTTTTGATGTACAAATTACTCACTGTCAGACCAAACAATTTCCACAAAGTTTGTTCACAAATTGAGCAACCAAATGTGACATCATGTATTTCACCACTTGAGAAGATGTGAAAATGAACAAGAACTCCACAATAAGACATGCAAACTCTCCATCCTATTCATCAACTAACTTTGACTGCCATGCCATCATGTATGTGCGTGTGTATTTGGTAGGACTGCAAGCATGGTTGTGAATAATGTAACCACTAATGATTGCAATGGACATAAAAACATGGCATCATCCTTTCATAGTAATTGTCACTCTGTGAATAATAGCACCAAACACGATAccacaaaaaatttaattttaatgtcTTCGCTTTTAATGTGCATCCCACAAGGTAGTTTTAATGCCTTCTGTCACGACTAACATGTACCTAAAATGCTATGATCCTTTGGTAAGAATAAATTGGCATAATTAACCAACTGTGGATTGCTTCTCAATGTCAATGACAAAACAAtgatgttcaaacttcaaaggcaTTCTTTCCCAGAGAAAAACATAAGAACTGATACAATTTATGGGTTTATGCTTGGGGTAGACAAGGTCCTCAGCAGGTAAGGTGATTGtctaaaatgataaatgttaatACTAGCCCACAGTATTCGCAACAAAAAAATTCCTTGTGAAATTAAAAGTTGTTGATGAACCCTGGTTCATAGGATGCACAttgaataaaactataaaagtgTCTCACCTTAATTCCCAGATTTCTGTGCCAAAACTGACAGTCAGCAGCTCCTCCAGCCATCGTACCAAGCATGTAAGGATTGATTTCGATGATTTTTTTCACTGACTGGGAAGCTGCAAATACAGGAAATGAATGCTATAATCTACATCATTCCGAAATCCCTCACCCAGATACAAGAATGATTGTGTGCCAACTGCCAACATGAATTGCTATGGAGAAATTGTGACAATAAAAGGCATGTAAATGCTGCAAACTAACATATATCTATGAGCTAAAGTGAAGAATGagtgtgcataagaccataagTATGCTCGTGTATGTTCAGGACTTCACAGAACTCTTAAAACAATAACAATACGCACCTAACCAACAATACAAAATATAAGATAAGGAAATAGCATTATCTTGTAAGGTTGAAGGTTATATTCAACAACAACAGTCAACACCAATGTCTATCAAATACGAATGTCGTATACAAACCAGATGGAGATAAGTAACGAAAACATGAAGTGACAAAAAAACATACAGATATAGCCGCCCATGCTAGCTCGAGAATCAGCAGCAACCATAACGCCCtctttaaaaataaaagcaagAGTAGTCGTCCCCTTGGCATGCTTCAACATCTGCGTAGCCTCCTTTTGGAACGCATCAAACTGGTACAAAAGCATCAATTGAGCTGCAAGTTCTAACTCCTCTAATACCGCAAGTTCACAAATAAATGCAGATACAGTATAACTCACATTGGTAACATCGGGAACCTCGAAAGACTCTACAGACTGTGCACTCGAAATCCCCTCAACAATTTCGTTGCCCGCCCCAAAGTTCAGCATAGGCGATTCAAGGCCGCTGGTGTCAAGCTTCATGATCTACAAACAACCAAAGCCCCAAAAATCAAACTGCGTGAATGTAGAAAAAGAAATCTCACCCTACAAAACGGGattttgtaaaatataaaagaaaaataaatacagaTCGAATTACACGATTACGCATAAACCCTAGGAAACCAATCTTGGAGCGATTTTCAATAGAAGCTGAAATTTCCATAAAATAGACGTTAAAATGAGAGATTAAACACAATACCTAAGTCAGAGATGATTAGTGTAGGGTATGGTGATCGAGAGCTTTGCGCAGATTGATGAGAACTTGGAGAGTgacttgagaaagaaaaaaaaatgaatataaagACGTTTTCTTGTGGCGTGAGCAAGAAAAGTAATGGGCCAGGCTTAATTTGATACTTGAGTCCACAATAATTCTTAATGGGCCGATCTTGTATAAGGTCAGGGAAAAGCCTAAACAGTGCCAGAGGCCTTCTTTAACCATCCTCAAGATTCAACAGCACCTGATTATCACCGTCTGTCCGACACAAGCACGGTGCTCGCTAAGGACGTATACGTATTTCCAGTCTCCAGAGCTTCCTTTCTTCTCTACGTGCCTCGATTTGTCGTGTTAAATCTTCTCGGGAAAGAATCGGAGCTCAACAGTTGCATTTCACGCTATGGTACGCTTTTATATCTCCCCTCACACATTTTTCTGCcgattgttgagcaatttcttAAGGGAACATTTGAGTTTCACTGCGTTAAGGCTTCGTTATTGATTTGGTAATCATTATTCCGGGTTATCATGTATTGTAACTAGATCCGATGCAGTATTTTTTTCGCGTTATTTTCCATTTGTGTGCCGAgaaaattgagcaaaataggagtGATGTGTGTATTAATAAGTGAATTTGGTGATTGCATTTTTTTGACAGTCTTATTTAACAGATCAATGTGAAAAAGAATTGAGAACAACCAATGTAGCAGTTGCTCTGATAATAAGATATAATATGGTTGGACATGAACAACGTAGTGATGTGAATACATTGTTatgataatttttaaaaattttaagtaGGATATTTGACGGGCCAAATGGAATGGATTTGAGGTATGGAAcgatgacaattaacaaaggaTTGGTGCACAGTGGATCATTAAGCAGGATCAAGTGAAGATAGAGAATATAGGTGGTAGACTCCTAGAATCGTTTGACCTAGGATtgttaacaataaaaaaatccgaaaagaagaaagggtttgttctttctcttcttttttttgggatgGAATCATGGAAGCTTTGCCAGAGTCTTGAAAAACATCTATATGAGATCAAAACATGCTGGTGTTATTAAGTGAGTTGTCTTTCTAACGGCTTAGATTGTTTGAAAGTATCGAGCatgttgttattatttttgAGGCGGATGTAGTCTAAagatgtggcctagtggtagagttgcaggggtgtaacatagaggtcacatgttcaattcttgtgAATAATCTCGCCACATATTATGAGGGCAAGATCTGTGTACATTCTGTCTATCCACGACTCCGCCCACTGctagagccttgtgcacaagagttgtttacctttttttttgtacctGTAGTGTAAAAATGCTAAATTTATGAGGCTAAATTAAATTGGATTATATAATTTATGCTTTTGTTTTTATAATCTTTCTACCCGATTATTGATTTACTCTTTTCCTTCTTTAGGCACTCATGAAGTGCTTTCTTTCCTTGCGGCGGGCTGCTTTGGTTCGACATCACAGTGAGAGATGGGGTGCTGGCTTCAGATCATTCAGCACCCAAGGTGCAACAACTGGTACCACTCCACAACCTCCCCCACCTCCCCCGCCTCCAGAGAAAACCCACTTTGGTGGCCTTAAAGATGAGGACAGAATTTTCACAAACCTGTATGGGTTGCATGACCCATTTCTTAAGGGTGCCATGAAACGGGGTGATTGGTACAGAACCAAAGATTTAGTACTTAAGGGTACCGATTGGATTGTTAATGAAATGAAGAAGTCTGGCCTCCGCGGACGTGGTGGTGCTGGTTTTCCATCTGGCCTTAAATGGTCATTCATGCCAAAAGTATCTGATGGCCGTCCTTCATATCTTGTTGTCAATGCTGATGAAAGTGAACCTGGAACCTGTAAGGACAGGGAAATCATGCGTCACGATCCACACAAATTATTGGAGGGCTGTTTGATTGCTGGGGTTGGAATGAGGGCTACTGCTGCTTACATATACATAAGGGGTGAGTATGTGAACGAACGTAAGAACCTTGAAAGAGCCAGAAAAGAGGCTTATGAAGCTGGACTTTTGGGTAAGAATGCATGTGGATCTGGTTATGATTTTGACGTACATATCCATTATGGTGCTGGTGCTTATATTTGTGGGGAAGAGACTGCTCTTTTGGAGAGCCTAGAAGGAAAACAGGGGAAACCGAGGTTGAAGCCTCCTTTTCCGGCTAATGCAGGGTTATATGGCTGTCCCACAACTGTAACAAATGTGGAAACAGTGGCTGTTTCTCCTACCATTTTGAGGCGTGGACCAGAATGGTTTGCAAGTTTTGGCAGGAAGAATAATTCAGGTACAAAACTATTTTGTGTGTCTGGTCATGTGAACAAGCCTTGCACTGTTGAAGAAGAGATGAGTATACCCCTAAAGGAGCTGATAGAGAGGCACTGTGGAGGTGTTCGAGGTGGATGGGACAATTTACTGGCAGTTATTCCAGGGGGTTCATCTGTTCCATTGCTCCCCAAGCATATTTGCGATGATGTGCTGATGGATTACGATGCACTTAAGGCTGTTACGTCAGGACTGGGGACTGCAGCTGTAATCGTGATGGATAAATCAACTGATGTTGTTGATGCAATTGCCAGGCTCTCCTATTTCTACAAGCATGAAAGTTGTGGTCAGTGCACACCATGCAGAGAAGGGACACCATGGCTTTGGATGATCATGGAGAGGTTAAAGGTCGGCAATGCAAAGTTGGAAGAGATTGACATGCTTCAGGAAGTGACCAAGCAGATTGAAGGGCACACGATTTGTGCACTGGGGGATGCTGCTGCTTGGCCTGTGCAAGGTCTCATAAGGCACTTTAGGCCAGAGCTGGAGAGAAGGATCAAGGAACGTGCAGACAAGGAATTGCTGGAGGCTGCTGCTTAGGTTTGCTATGGAGGTAGCTTCTTAAATTCTTCATGCTTTTTGGAAGATTAATTTTCTTCGAGaaattcgaaaaaaaaaatatttatcaacTTATGCATTTTGACATTAATATTCTTTTGAGGCAAAACGCTAGTATCAAACGATCAATGGTGTTTTAAAGCTTTCTGTTTGGTTAACTCTCGTACTACTGACCAATGCCCACTATGCAAATCTAAAGAACAATCTGTTAGTAACCGCTGCTGGCTGATTTGGTTAGAGAAACAATAGCCAATAGGATATTTGTGCACAAAGATACAAGTAATATGGGCCTCTTCATGGACAACTGGCTAGTGGCTAATCACTTGAAGTTACAGCTATGAGGCTACTCTAGCAATTTTTTGGGACACTAGTAGTTCTGCTATTTCTTAAGTGAGCACTTGTTGTAtggcttttcttgttttcagtCCTTGTATCCTTGTTTACTCTGGAGGGGTGTCATGATATTTTAAGGCCATAACCATATGTGGACGCCTAGTAAACCAATGTgtaaacaacactcgtgcacaaggctcaggggcggggcggggcggggcggTTCAGGGGCATACAAGATGTATGTAGAcatttaccccacataatatgtgagaggccgttccaagaattgaacttgtgacctctagggtGCATCCGTACATCCCTATCATTGGATCACATGTGTGCCTGTACCTAGTTAAACTGATGTCAATGTTATATACCTATTGGAAATGATAATCATATTCTATGCTCTTTTCAGAAGGGAATAGATGGGTGCTATTTTGTTTTCCCCATTTCCTGCCGTCCTTACAAGGAAATCCTATGAGATTGTTTTGATAACACCACAATGTTTGTTTGACATCTTGCATCTGCTCGTCATTTTTACAACCTTAATTTCAGAATAATATTGAAGTGATCGTGTCTCTGAATATGGAATGTTCTTGTGCATTTACTTGCAGGGAATTACCTATTCTGGTGAATAATAAAGATGAAGAAAGTACAGCCAACATTTGCAGAATTATTTGCTCGATGCATCTGGCATTTGAGTTAcaatttctttttcccttttcgaAGCTGTATCAATGATCAACTTCATTCACTGTTTTGAAGATATTATATTGTCTTAACCATTGTATCCAGACAGAAGTGCATCTGCTGGTTCATGTGTTTCCACCAAACATCCCTTTTGGTACATGTTAATAGTGTCAGTAGTATTGTTATATGATATACTGATCGAAATCAATAAGTGCAAAAACTGTATTCTGATTTACATTCCATCTAGTCGATTGATGTTAACCTGAAAGGCGAAGGGTTCAAATTTCCAAGTTGAATCCTCAAGTACAGCTGATAAATTTGCTGTTGTTTGCTGCTcctgaatgattgagattggtAACCCAGTGTTGTGaagtttattttcatggcatgtTCTTCAAGTATTTTTATGGTAAAATTTCTTTTAGTGCTGCAATTATCAGCCAATCTGAGCAGGCTATGCATATCTTCCCAAGTTTTTCTTTCTCAGACGATTGAGATTGGAATCTAAGCCCTGAATTTGGCCTCGCTGTTGCATTTACTTCTGCCTTTTTTCATGTCAAGTAATATGTTCTGATTTATGAAATGTATAGTAAGCATATGTACTAAACCCTTCCACTTTGGTCATACTAGAAATGTAAATCATAAATACAAAAGTCTTGCTCAAATGTACAGAAAATATGGGAAAAACTACCATGTTTACTGGGCTTGAAAGGAAGTGCTGGCACAAGAAATTCCTCTCAACCATCTTTACTATATATCAAAAGTTGCTTACACAGATAAATGAGACAGAAAGTATTGATAGTTTCCACTATTTCAAGACTTCATGGATCAGTGCCAACAGAGTTATAGGCTAAGGAATCACTTGCAAGAGGAGGGATAATCACTTTTGTTTCCGCTAAAACCACCATTAGCCAATAACCATAGTTCACAGAACATAAGCACTCATTTCATTACATCATAATCGTCCAGCTTGTCATTGTACTCCAACACCTTCATCCTTATCTTAGATGTATCTACCCAAGTAACAAAGTCTTCCATATTTCTTGTCACAAGAAAAGCAGGATCAGTAACTGTATCAGGACCAACTCGAACATGTCCTTGCTCAATGTATGTGATAGCTTCTTTCAAGTGCTCGGCAAATTGCTTCTTCACCAAAACAGTTGAAAGCCTACGTCTAAAGACAACGAAAATAGAAGAATAAAATCAATGCATTGCATGGTAATTATAAAGAACGATAAGAAAGTTCATGGTGGGGTTGCTATGAaaacacatttaaaaaaaaaaaaaactaaaaggaaGAGTAGATgactaaacaaaataaaagttgATCATCTTTCTTAAAGAAATATGTGAAAAAACTATTTCCACGATACTCTTTCACAGTAAAAGAGCCTTAATTAACACAATCCAGTAGCATTTCTAACTTTCATTACACAACTCATTAGCAAAACTTAATCACTTAAGTAACAATAGCAACTATAACAGACGTCAATTACCTGCAAAAGGACGAAACTGAGAGGCGATCACACAACGCCAAACTTTTCCTGGTTGGTATCACGCCCATGTCGAAGCTGTTATTcacaaagaaacaacaaaaagctagtttcaatatattttaaaaagggAAACAGAAAAGGAGAGCCAAGGCAAAGATTAAGGGGCAAGGAAAAACAGCATGAAGTCCAGTTTGATATTTCAAATTCCTTTGCACTAACACCCTATATTCAATACTCACAGCTTCTGTAGAAGCAAATCAGTGATCTCAACCCGAAAAGGGTCTCTTGGGTCCAACTGCTTCAGTATGTTCACCAACTTCTGCACCATCCGACAAATACTCGAATATCTGTTCCCCATTTTGTTTTAATGAAACAATGCATTAATCTAActaaatccaaaacaaaaacaaaccccAGAATCAAGAGTACACATGAAAATCAATTAAGAGTATACTATACTTTTTGTAATCGTCACGGCCTGTCACATGATAGCGTTGCATAACCCGGGCTTCCCTATGACCCCCTTCTCTTTTCCATTCCAGGAAGTTCACCTTCTTCAACAGCTTCTTCTCATGGAACTTTAGCTTCCTCATTACTCACCCTGTAAGAGACAGAGAACCTTAAACGCCGACAATGATGCTATAATGCCGTTCTTAAAGCCCTAGCATTCTAttcaataataatttatatccaaaccaaaaacaaataaattattcgcgaacacaaaacaaaaaatcacaaaaatccATAGACAATGATGAATGATGAGTAGAGAGCGTCTGGTCAATGAGGAAGATGACTCACCCGGACTACAGAAGAAACGCCGCTTGAGAAGAGCTGCTGCAGGCTTGAGGAAGAGGCGAATTTTTAGGGTTTCGTATCTTGACGATTGGGACCGTCTAGTGTTTTCTATAGACAATACGAAGCCAAGCTAACAGCgggttgtattttttatttttttccattttttcttcaatttacaCATAATAattggctaaaatattatatatgtccttAGATTATCATATCTTTCttgattatgtccttaaactattttttcgGTATTGACTCCGGCGAAACTACTGATTTGGCATCACCcagttgataaaaaaaataaatgaaataaaatgtgTTTAAAACGtgtatatttaattaaaaaatgagaaaagatttTTATTTGATGGAATTTGGCACCAGCCAGATCTCTactatgttttgattttgaaccAGATTCTCTATTGGAATTCGGCGTGATGGCACCAGGCAGATCTCTACTATAATTGTTCAGAGATGAAGCATCACGCAATTCGGCGTAGTGGAACCAAGTCAAGAACCCTAACAGGGTGGATGCTCCAGAACGAAAACCAGAAATCGCAAAGAATTGCAACCGATTCCTTCCCTTGCCCTCTTCGACAGCTTCGGAGAGAATACATGCGCTGCCTTTCAGCGGCTTCGACGGCAGACCCAAGGTGTGATTTTGCAAGAGTAGGGGGTTTTTCATAGGTGGAGCCAAAGTCATGATTTTTGGAGAATTAGATGTGTGCAAGGTTTGGTCTTGAGGACCCTAATGGGTTTGTCACTTCAAAGTAAGTGATTGAAGAAGGTGTAGTattgatttgggttttgtgTAGGTCGGCTTTGGAGGTTAGAAGATTGAGGCAGAGAATCaacagaagaagatgaaagagaaaGGAAGCCATGGCTGATGTGATCTTCCTCTACCAAGGGGTGTGGTGCCATTCACATCTTCATCTTCGATCCTCTCGTGTTCTTCGGGAATAGTCTCTACTTTGATttgtaaggtttttttttttttttttaatttaacgtGTGGGAAGAAATGaattacaaaaaatttattttgccaCATCATCTGTCCATGTGTAATGTTCGTCGGAAATTGGATGCCATGTCAGTAGTTTTACCTGAGTCAACACCGGAATATTGACTTGGGACAGAAATGATCTTTAaaacaatagtttaaggatagaatgaagaaaaaaaataatttaaggacataatcaagaaaaatatgatagtctaaggatatatataatattttaacccataataatttcaatttaattttccattttctAGTTTTATGttgtaaaaaattttaaataatattttaattttatttatttaaaaattatctagtaatttgaaaatgaaattaataataaaaataaacaaaatttattgaaaaatcaaaaatcatgaAATACTAAACTACATTGTTTATACATTTGTCATTTTTAACAcattttttatagttttaaattaaacgttaatatttttatttcatagtTTATAAACTATCATCACCTAT
Proteins encoded in this window:
- the LOC120000458 gene encoding U3 small nucleolar ribonucleoprotein protein IMP3-like, whose protein sequence is MRKLKFHEKKLLKKVNFLEWKREGGHREARVMQRYHVTGRDDYKKYSSICRMVQKLVNILKQLDPRDPFRVEITDLLLQKLFDMGVIPTRKSLALCDRLSVSSFCRRRLSTVLVKKQFAEHLKEAITYIEQGHVRVGPDTVTDPAFLVTRNMEDFVTWVDTSKIRMKVLEYNDKLDDYDVMK
- the LOC119999509 gene encoding proteasome subunit beta type-5-like, producing MKLDTSGLESPMLNFGAGNEIVEGISSAQSVESFEVPDVTNFDAFQKEATQMLKHAKGTTTLAFIFKEGVMVAADSRASMGGYISSQSVKKIIEINPYMLGTMAGGAADCQFWHRNLGIKCRLHELANKRRISVTGASKLLANILYSYRGMGLSVGTMIAGWDETGPGLYYVDSEGGRLKGMRFSVGSGSPYAYGVLDNGYQYDMSVEEAAELARRAIYHATFRDGASGGVASVYHVGPNGWKKLSGDDVGELHYKYYPVTPGTVEQEMTEVAGA
- the LOC120000795 gene encoding NADH dehydrogenase [ubiquinone] flavoprotein 1, mitochondrial, giving the protein MALMKCFLSLRRAALVRHHSERWGAGFRSFSTQGATTGTTPQPPPPPPPPEKTHFGGLKDEDRIFTNLYGLHDPFLKGAMKRGDWYRTKDLVLKGTDWIVNEMKKSGLRGRGGAGFPSGLKWSFMPKVSDGRPSYLVVNADESEPGTCKDREIMRHDPHKLLEGCLIAGVGMRATAAYIYIRGEYVNERKNLERARKEAYEAGLLGKNACGSGYDFDVHIHYGAGAYICGEETALLESLEGKQGKPRLKPPFPANAGLYGCPTTVTNVETVAVSPTILRRGPEWFASFGRKNNSGTKLFCVSGHVNKPCTVEEEMSIPLKELIERHCGGVRGGWDNLLAVIPGGSSVPLLPKHICDDVLMDYDALKAVTSGLGTAAVIVMDKSTDVVDAIARLSYFYKHESCGQCTPCREGTPWLWMIMERLKVGNAKLEEIDMLQEVTKQIEGHTICALGDAAAWPVQGLIRHFRPELERRIKERADKELLEAAA